The segment AGCTTGAAGTCGAGCTGGTACGCGTCGGTCTTCGCCCGGCCGGCATGGGTTCGTAGCACGGTGCGGCGCGACGCATCGGTGCGATAGTCCCGGTCTCCGATTGCCAGCATGCGAACGGGTCGTCCCGACGCGATGTCGGGGCTGTTCAGGAGGTCGCGGACCTGCCGGCCCAGATCGAGCACGCCAGCGTCGACCGGACTCCGATACGTGTACAGAAACGTCAGTCCACGCCAGATGTCCTGCTGTTTCTTCTCGCCCCAGTGCTTCCGCGCGAACTGCTGCAGCAGGTTCCTATCGCGCTTGTTCTCGACGAATACCACGGCTCGACTCGTCAGCAGCGGGACGATCTCCATGCGATCCATGGCGCCCAGCTCCTCGAGAAGTCGGAGCTGATCGGGCTCGACGCGCAATGCGGCGACACGGCCGTCCATGCAGATGCGGACGGCTCCCTCGGGCGCCGCGTTCAGAAGCTGGGGCGAATGGGTCGCCAGGATGAACTGCACCCGCTCCTCGCTCCCCAGTCGGGCCAGGATTCGCATGAGCCGGTCCTGCAGTCGGGCGTGCATGTGGGCGTCCGGCTCGTCCAACAATACCGTTCCCGCTCCGGGTGCGAGCACGGACGCCAGGATTTGCAGCGCCTGATGGAAGCCTGAGCCCGCGGTCATGACGTCCCGTTCCCGTGTCAGCACGCGGTCGCGGTACGTGGCGTTCAGGAACCGGTCCACTTCGAGGTCGAATGCCACGGAGACCGAGCTCTCCGGGAACAACTCCTTCAGGAGCTCCTGGAGCGTGCTCCAGCGCCCGCCGGCGTGCTCTCGCAGATCCCACAACAGGTTCCGCACCATTTCGCCATGGCGCTGGAGACGCAGCCGGTCCCGGCGGGCCGGCAGAGTGAGGTACTCCTCGCGCGGGAGAAAGCCCGAGAAGATGGGAATGAGCCGGATCTCCCGTCCGTCGACAGCCTTGCGCCAGTCGCCCGTGACGCTCGGGACGATGCTGAAGCGGTTGTAGAGCATCTGGAGCTGAAAGCCGATCGTCGCCCCGCTGTCGAATTCCGCACGCAACGACAGCGCATTCCACTGTCCCTTGGTGCGCACGCGCCCGTTCGGCCAGAGATCCCCGGGATCGGCCACCGGCAGGACACCGAACTCGTCGGGACTCACGGACCGACGGGCCAGAGCGAGCTGCTTCGGTTCGCGACCGTTGCCGTTCGCCCTGCGGGTCGTCTCCACGCAGTACTGGAACAGGGTGAGCGCGTGCAGGATCGTCGACTTGCCGCTGTTGTTGGCGCCGACCAGCACGGTCACGTCGTCGAGGTCGATGACGGTTTTCTGCTCGAAGCGCTTGAAGCCCTCGATGGTGAAGCGGCGGATCATTCAGATTGCCTTGAGGGTCGTTGGCGCTCCCTCATTCGCGACAGTCGCATCGCACCGCGGATGCGCTCCACGTACTCCGCGCCGGTCTCTGGGAATCCTTTCCATGCGCCCGCGGTACGCTTGGCCAAGCGTATGCGGTCCGCCCTGCTCAGGACGCGCTGCGGCGGAATCAGGACGCGCTGCGGCGGAATCTGCGTGCGCTGCATGAGGTACTCACCATACATCGCCTTGCGGTCATCAACGTTTGGCCCCGCTCCTCCCGGTGGCTGCTGTCGTCAGCACCGGGTGGTGCCGGTCACGTACACCCTGTTTCGAGGCGGGCGTGCAGGGGTCTGCTACGCCGGCCGAAAAGCGGGGATGGCGCCGGCCTCGTAGAAGAGGCCGGGCGCAGTTTGTCGCACGAAGTCGGACGAGCGGGGTGACGGACCTCTGCCGCCCGCCGGCGAAACGTCTACTGCTGCAGCGCGCGCGTCCGGTCGAGCGGCTGCACGGCGAGCGTCCAGGTGAGCGGAACCGACTCGGGGTTGAAGCAGACCTTGTCGTCGCACGCCTGATAGTCGAGGCGGCCGGTCAGCGTCAGGGCGTCGATCTCGGCGAGGCGGGCCGTCGACTCGGGGTCGCCCTCCACCACGATTTCCTGCACGAGCCGGAACGGCCGCTGGTACACCGGCACGCGCTCGTCGAGCGGCTCGAAGTGGTAGATCTCCGACGCCGGATACTCTGCCGCCGGCGCTCGCAGGAAGCTCGGCATGTCCAGGTGCAGGCCGATCACGCGGTAGCCCATCTCGGCGGCGCCCGGCGCGTAGACGTGCATGTTGGCCTTGGGCGCGATGTCCAGCGCGAGGTGGAAGCGGCTGCCGACGGTGATGTCGGGATTGCTCTGCGATGCGGAGATCTCCAGGTGCGCCGTCTCGCCCGAAGAGCCGGAGATGCCCGAGAGCGGCGTGCCGAGCTTCAGCATGATGTTCGCCGCG is part of the Acidobacteriota bacterium genome and harbors:
- a CDS encoding AAA family ATPase, whose amino-acid sequence is MIRRFTIEGFKRFEQKTVIDLDDVTVLVGANNSGKSTILHALTLFQYCVETTRRANGNGREPKQLALARRSVSPDEFGVLPVADPGDLWPNGRVRTKGQWNALSLRAEFDSGATIGFQLQMLYNRFSIVPSVTGDWRKAVDGREIRLIPIFSGFLPREEYLTLPARRDRLRLQRHGEMVRNLLWDLREHAGGRWSTLQELLKELFPESSVSVAFDLEVDRFLNATYRDRVLTRERDVMTAGSGFHQALQILASVLAPGAGTVLLDEPDAHMHARLQDRLMRILARLGSEERVQFILATHSPQLLNAAPEGAVRICMDGRVAALRVEPDQLRLLEELGAMDRMEIVPLLTSRAVVFVENKRDRNLLQQFARKHWGEKKQQDIWRGLTFLYTYRSPVDAGVLDLGRQVRDLLNSPDIASGRPVRMLAIGDRDYRTDASRRTVLRTHAGRAKTDAYQLDFKLLLWDANEIENYLLDRTAILTVLDRQADERQLGTVWKQQRQAFVAELDRLLDAQREHVRQSVATRIQQEDRRLALKTALDRADQFLNARWKDPERWCDAKAVLGDLRTWLQSRGLALRIAERDIIRDMAAVPADIRKALRALHTLSRAPGRTGRASRN
- a CDS encoding redoxin domain-containing protein, with product MELQERLGELRAQGLGVAAISYDSQEVLAAFAERKGVADVPLLSDDDSAAIRAFGIYNHVAEEGIGPNRDDADVKADVAQYVSVFGANPMIVGTPFPGTFVVDREGRVTSRFFEEFYRERNTAANIMLKLGTPLSGISGSSGETAHLEISASQSNPDITVGSRFHLALDIAPKANMHVYAPGAAEMGYRVIGLHLDMPSFLRAPAAEYPASEIYHFEPLDERVPVYQRPFRLVQEIVVEGDPESTARLAEIDALTLTGRLDYQACDDKVCFNPESVPLTWTLAVQPLDRTRALQQ